From one Liolophura sinensis isolate JHLJ2023 chromosome 10, CUHK_Ljap_v2, whole genome shotgun sequence genomic stretch:
- the LOC135476853 gene encoding leukocyte receptor cluster member 1 homolog, with translation MNILPQKSWHVRTKKNIERVRRDEEKAAEEEKERQRRIALAEQEARTELLRQRAKNRLKSEEEPRYDEGEGPSDRKAEFITAEVNQQALHHINFFSDIEEGKKLSGKNAEHEAEKKEEQEKLEMKIGLLTYLGQGSAESQTEKPWYLKKGRRKLEEDEEDIAKSLKLKRKMNDLDPMKEMLEYVKKKKKSSHHSDKHKKHKHKHHHKDSKVEKKSEKILQTGTSHSTKSLEQLRAERLRREADERQRSNDLMRRLRGEPPPQNPSEQEAPAKGQRYNSQYNPDFVRQPIQKRDKRGTEMHSSYNKSRTNDRHYHDASYSRHATSSGSSRH, from the exons ATGAATATTTTACCACAAAAAAG ttggCATGTGCGTACAAAGAAGAACATAGAAAGAGTGAGGAGAGACGAGGAAAAGGCGGCAGAGGAAGAGAAGGAGAGACAGCGACGAATAGCTTTAGCT GAGCAGGAAGCAAGGACTGAACTGTTGAGGCAGAGGGCCAAAAATCGACTGAAAAGTGAAGAGGAGCCAAGGTACGATGAGGGGGAGGGGCCCAGTGACAGGAAGGCGGAGTTTATCACAGCAGAGGTCAATCAGCAGGCGCTTCATCACATCAACTTCTTCAGTGACATTGAAGAAGGC AAAAAACTGTCAGGGAAAAATGCTGAGCATGAAGCTGAGAAGAAAGAAGAGCAGGAGAAACTTGAAATGAAAATTGGATTGTTGACCTACCTTGGTCAAGGATCTGCTGAATCACAAA ctgaaaagcCATGGTATCTGAAGAAGGGCAGAAGAAAGCTTGAAGAAGATGAAGAGGACAT AGCTAAGAGCTTAAAGCTGAAAAGAAAGATGAATGATTTGGATCCCATGAAGGAAATGCTGGAGTATgtcaagaagaagaaaaagtcttCTCATCACTCAGATAAGCACAAG AAACATAAGCACAAGCATCACCATAAAGATTCCAAAGTTGAGAAGAAGAGTGAGAAAATCCTGCAGACAGGAACCTCACATTCTACGAAGTCACTTGAGCAACTGCGAGCAGAACGTCTGAGGAGAGAAGCAGATGAAAGGCAGAGGTCTAATGACTTGATGAGGCGCCTGAGGGGGGAACCCCCTCCGCAAAACCCCAGTGAGCAGGAGGCTCCAGCGAAGGGGCAGCGCTACAACTCGCAATACAACCCGGATTTTGTACGGCAGCCCATACAGAAGCGTGATAAACGAGGGACTGAGATGCATTCATCGTATAATAAGTCCAGAACAAATGACCGACATTACCATGATGCATCATACTCGAGACATGCCACTTCTTCAGGCTCATCCAGGCACTGA